One Vitis riparia cultivar Riparia Gloire de Montpellier isolate 1030 chromosome 4, EGFV_Vit.rip_1.0, whole genome shotgun sequence genomic window carries:
- the LOC117912033 gene encoding pentatricopeptide repeat-containing protein At3g12770-like: MLPLRTQMLGFLVKPKLLLLTRMIFTSIRCFVGMASQRNSYDYTYLLQRCKGTKTIKSIHAQIIIGGFEENPFLGAKLVGKYAQCYESNIEDARKVFDCLPDRDVFVWNTIIQGYANLGPFMEALNIYEYMRCSGVAANRYTFPFVLKACGAMKDGKKGQAIHGHVVKHGLDLDLFVGNALVAFYAKCNEIGASRRVFDMISEKDIVTWNSMISGYAINGCADDALVLFHNMLQVQGDTVYAPDSATLVAILPACAQAAAIQEGLWIHSYVIKSGIELDAALGSGLIAMYANCGLLNSARDVFDRIDDKNIVVWNAIIRCYGMHGHADEALKMFSGLIDSGLHPDGVIFLCLLSAFSHAGMVAEGMELFEKMGDYGVEKSSEHYASVVDILGRAGFLHEAVEFVKNMPVQPGKDVYGALLGACRIHNNIELAEEIAEKLFVLDPDNAGRYIILVKMYEDAGKWENAARLRKALKEKNIRKPLGCSAIELGCVLHTFGVEDKSHPFKDQIFDTLERLDNIMEEEAGLFDRFPLVETI, translated from the coding sequence ATGCTTCCTTTGAGAACTCAGATGCTTGGGTTCCTCGTCAAACCAAAGCTTCTTCTTTTAACAAGAATGATATTCACTTCAATTAGATGTTTTGTGGGCATGGCATCTCAGAGAAATTCATACGATTATACATACTTGTTACAGCGTTGTAAAGGCACCAAAACCATCAAAAGCATACATGCCCAGATAATTATTGGAGGGTTTGAGGAGAACCCATTTCTTGGTGCAAAGCTTGTGGGCAAGTACGCCCAGTGCTATGAATCAAACATCGAAGATGCAAGGAAGGTGTTCGACTGTTTGCCTGACAGAGATGTTTTTGTGTGGAATACGATCATTCAGGGTTATGCAAATCTGGGTCCTTTTATGGAAGCACTGAATATTTATGAATATATGCGATGCAGTGGAGTTGCTGCAAACAGGTATACCTTCCCTTTTGTGTTAAAGGCTTGTGGTGCAATGAAAGATGGGAAGAAGGGTCAGGCTATTCATGGGCATGTTGTGAAACATGGACTTGATTTGGATCTGTTTGTTGGAAATGCTCTTGTGGCATTTTATGCCAAATGTAACGAAATTGGGGCATCGAGGAGGGTGTTTGATATGATCTCTGAGAAAGATATTGTAACTTGGAATTCAATGATTTCGGGCTATGCCATTAATGGATGTGCAGATGATGCTCTTGTGCTTTTCCATAATATGCTGCAAGTGCAAGGTGATACTGTATATGCACCTGATAGTGCTACTCTTGTTGCTATTCTTCCTGCTTGTGCACAAGCAGCAGCCATCCAAGAGGGCCTGTGGATTCATTCTTATGTAATAAAGTCAGGCATTGAACTTGATGCCGCTTTAGGCAGCGGTCTTATTGCAATGTATGCAAACTGTGGCCTTTTGAACAGTGCCCGGGATGTATTTGATCGGATCGATGATAAAAATATTGTGGTCTGGAATGCAATAATAAGGTGTTATGGAATGCATGGCCATGCAGATGAAGCTCTCAAAATGTTCTCTGGGCTAATTGATAGTGGTTTACATCCAGATGGAGTCATATTCTTATGTTTGTTGTCTGCATTTAGTCATGCAGGGATGGTTGCAGAAGGAATGGAACTTTTTGAGAAAATGGGGGATTATGGAGTTGAGAAAAGTTCTGAGCATTATGCTAGCGTGGTAGATATCTTGGGTCGAGCTGGGTTTCTTCATGAGGCAGTCGAGTTTGTTAAAAACATGCCCGTGCAGCCAGGGAAGGATGTCTATGGTGCCTTGCTTGGTGCTTGTAGAATACATAATAATATAGAACTTGCAGAAGAAATAGCAGAGAAGTTATTTGTTCTTGACCCTGACAATGCTGGGCGGTACATAATTCTTGTTAAGATGTATGAAGATGCAGGTAAGTGGGAGAATGCAGCAAGACTGAGGAAGGCGCTGAAAGAGAAGAATATCAGGAAGCCACTTGGATGTAGTGCAATTGAGTTGGGTTGTGTTCTCCACACATTTGGAGTGGAAGATAAATCTCATCCATTTAAAGATCAGATTTTTGACACATTGGAAAGGTTGGATAATATAATGGAGGAAGAGGCCGGATTGTTTGATAGGTTCCCTTTGGTAGAAACCATCTAA